In one window of Rhizobium sp. ACO-34A DNA:
- a CDS encoding 2-polyprenylphenol 6-hydroxylase, producing MSTVGAYFRLARVGWVLVREGVVSALPSDGLPAIVGVAKSAAGLLTRKRARQEERSDRLARAVERLGPSYVKIGQFLATRPDVVGADFAEDLSGLQDRMAFFPMEEAKTSIRESLGRTVDDLYVTFEEPIAAASIAQVHPAEIETPNGRKKVAVKVIRPGVRKRFAADLEAMYLVAHLQERFLPHTRRLRPVEVTKTLEQTTKVEMDLRLEAAALSEIAENTRNDPGFRVPEVDWERTGRDVVTMEWIDGIKMSDVEALTAAGHDLNHLADTLIQSFLRHTLRDGFFHADMHPGNLFVAPDGTIVAVDMGIAGRLGKKERRFLAEILYGFITRDYMRVAEVHFEAGYVPSHHDMASFAQAIRAIGEPIHGQPAETISMGKLLTLLFEVTELFDMETRPELVMLQKTMVVVEGVSRILNPQFNMWKASDPVVSGWIRDNLGPKRIATDLKDGMKAAFRLAEALPEIAAKTEKFHSEVMQMSEHGLRFDEATAEAIGKAEARHSRLGRLALWVIAIALVAIAIQIG from the coding sequence ATGAGCACCGTCGGAGCATATTTCCGCCTTGCGCGGGTGGGCTGGGTGCTGGTCAGGGAAGGCGTGGTTTCCGCCCTTCCGTCAGACGGACTTCCGGCGATAGTGGGCGTTGCCAAATCGGCGGCTGGCCTCCTAACCCGCAAGCGGGCGCGGCAGGAAGAGCGCTCCGACCGGCTTGCGCGCGCCGTCGAGCGGCTTGGTCCCTCCTACGTGAAGATCGGCCAGTTCCTAGCAACCAGACCGGACGTGGTCGGCGCGGACTTTGCCGAAGACCTTTCCGGACTGCAGGACCGCATGGCCTTCTTCCCGATGGAAGAGGCCAAAACCTCGATCCGGGAATCGCTCGGACGCACGGTCGACGATCTCTACGTCACCTTTGAAGAACCGATCGCCGCGGCATCCATCGCCCAGGTGCACCCCGCCGAAATCGAGACGCCGAACGGGCGCAAGAAGGTCGCCGTCAAGGTAATCCGGCCCGGCGTGCGCAAACGTTTCGCCGCCGATCTCGAGGCCATGTACCTCGTTGCCCATCTGCAGGAGCGTTTCCTGCCGCATACGCGCCGTTTGAGGCCCGTCGAGGTCACGAAGACGCTGGAGCAGACGACCAAGGTCGAGATGGACCTGAGGCTTGAGGCCGCGGCCCTTTCCGAGATTGCGGAAAATACCCGCAACGATCCCGGCTTCCGCGTACCCGAAGTCGACTGGGAACGCACCGGCCGCGACGTCGTGACGATGGAATGGATCGACGGCATCAAGATGTCGGATGTCGAGGCGCTGACGGCTGCCGGTCACGATCTCAACCATCTCGCCGATACGCTGATCCAGTCCTTCCTGCGCCATACACTCAGGGATGGCTTCTTCCATGCCGACATGCACCCCGGCAATCTCTTCGTCGCGCCCGATGGCACCATCGTCGCGGTCGACATGGGGATCGCCGGCCGGCTGGGCAAGAAGGAACGGCGCTTCCTCGCCGAAATCCTCTACGGCTTCATCACCCGCGACTATATGCGCGTGGCGGAAGTGCATTTCGAAGCCGGCTATGTACCTTCCCATCACGACATGGCGAGCTTCGCGCAGGCGATCCGGGCCATCGGCGAGCCGATCCACGGCCAGCCAGCCGAAACCATTTCCATGGGCAAGCTTCTGACGCTGCTCTTCGAAGTGACCGAACTCTTCGACATGGAGACCCGTCCCGAGCTCGTCATGCTGCAAAAGACCATGGTTGTGGTGGAAGGCGTATCGCGCATCCTCAATCCGCAGTTCAACATGTGGAAGGCTTCCGATCCGGTCGTTTCCGGCTGGATCCGCGACAATCTCGGTCCGAAGCGGATCGCGACCGACCTCAAGGACGGCATGAAGGCCGCCTTCCGGCTGGCCGAAGCACTGCCGGAAATTGCTGCGAAGACCGAGAAGTTCCACAGCGAAGTCATGCAGATGAGCGAACACGGCCTGCGCTTCGACGAAGCGACCGCCGAAGCCATCGGCAAGGCCGAGGCACGTCACAGCCGTCTCGGCAGGCTGGCGCTCTGGGTTATCGCCATCGCGCTCGTCGCCATCGCCATCCAGATCGGTTGA
- a CDS encoding bifunctional demethylmenaquinone methyltransferase/2-methoxy-6-polyprenyl-1,4-benzoquinol methylase — MAESRTSAEGGMETSYGFREVADGEKQGLVNEVFHKVAKRYDIMNDVMSAGLHRVWKDAMVAAVNPRKDPTYRSLDVAGGTGDIAFRIVEASGRLAHVTVLDINGSMLGVGAERAEKKGLSENLTFVEANAESLPFEDNSFDAYTIAFGIRNVPRIDVALKEAYRVLKRGGRLLVLEFSEVDMPLLDRVYEEWSFKAIPRFGQMITGDAEPYQYLVESIRKFPNQRDFAAMISKAGFSRVTFTNYTGGIAALHSGWKI, encoded by the coding sequence ATGGCCGAGAGCCGGACGTCCGCCGAAGGCGGCATGGAAACCTCCTACGGCTTCCGCGAGGTCGCGGATGGCGAGAAGCAGGGTCTGGTCAACGAAGTCTTTCACAAGGTCGCCAAGCGCTACGACATCATGAACGACGTGATGTCCGCCGGCCTGCATCGGGTCTGGAAGGATGCGATGGTCGCCGCCGTCAATCCGCGCAAGGACCCCACCTATCGTTCGCTCGACGTTGCCGGCGGCACCGGCGACATCGCTTTCCGCATCGTCGAGGCCTCCGGTCGCCTCGCCCATGTGACGGTGCTCGATATCAACGGCTCCATGCTCGGCGTCGGTGCCGAGCGGGCGGAAAAGAAGGGGCTCTCCGAGAACCTGACCTTCGTCGAAGCGAATGCCGAAAGCCTGCCTTTCGAAGACAACAGCTTCGACGCCTATACGATCGCCTTTGGCATCCGCAACGTTCCGCGCATCGACGTGGCGCTGAAGGAAGCCTATCGCGTGCTGAAGCGCGGCGGGCGGCTGCTGGTTCTGGAATTTTCCGAAGTCGACATGCCGCTTCTCGACCGTGTCTATGAAGAGTGGTCGTTCAAGGCGATCCCGCGCTTCGGCCAGATGATCACCGGCGATGCCGAGCCCTACCAGTACCTGGTGGAATCGATCCGCAAGTTCCCCAACCAGCGCGATTTCGCGGCGATGATCTCGAAGGCCGGCTTCTCGCGCGTCACCTTCACCAATTACACCGGCGGTATCGCCGCGCTGCATTCCGGCTGGAAAATCTGA
- a CDS encoding DNA-formamidopyrimidine glycosylase, producing MPELPEVETVRRGLSPTMEGAVIRQLELRRPDLRFPLPRDFAARLQGRRIIALSRRAKYLLIDLDDGATVIAHLGMSGSFRIEAGEAGDMPGDFHHPRSKDEKHDHVIFHLDGADGGSRVIYNDPRRFGFMDLTTRNELDIYPAFRDLGPEPVGNALSADYLAGRFAGKQQPLKSALLDQKVIAGLGNIYVCEALWRSHLSPERAAATLVTPTGRPKQQLLVLTEAIRAVIADAIAAGGSSLRDHIQTDGTLGYFQHSFSVYDREGSSCRTPDCRGTVERITQAGRSSFYCRICQK from the coding sequence ATGCCGGAATTGCCAGAGGTCGAAACGGTCAGGCGGGGATTGTCACCAACAATGGAAGGCGCCGTCATCCGCCAGCTGGAGCTGCGCCGGCCCGACCTGCGCTTTCCCCTGCCGCGGGATTTTGCCGCACGCCTTCAAGGCCGGCGGATCATTGCGCTGTCGCGCCGCGCCAAGTACCTCCTGATCGACCTCGACGACGGTGCGACCGTGATTGCCCACCTCGGCATGTCGGGTTCGTTCCGCATCGAGGCCGGGGAGGCAGGCGACATGCCTGGAGATTTCCATCATCCGCGCTCCAAGGACGAGAAACACGATCACGTGATCTTTCATCTGGACGGGGCGGATGGCGGCTCCCGCGTCATCTACAATGACCCGCGCCGTTTCGGCTTCATGGACCTGACCACGCGCAACGAACTGGATATCTATCCGGCCTTTCGTGATCTCGGACCTGAACCCGTCGGCAATGCGCTTTCGGCCGATTATCTGGCCGGCCGTTTCGCCGGCAAGCAGCAGCCGTTGAAGAGCGCGCTGCTAGACCAGAAGGTGATCGCCGGCCTCGGCAATATATATGTCTGCGAAGCGCTGTGGCGGTCGCATCTTTCGCCGGAACGCGCGGCCGCCACGCTGGTGACGCCCACGGGCAGGCCGAAACAGCAATTGCTGGTGCTGACGGAGGCGATCCGCGCCGTCATCGCCGACGCCATTGCCGCGGGCGGTTCTTCGCTTCGAGATCATATCCAGACGGATGGAACCCTCGGCTATTTCCAGCACAGTTTCAGTGTCTATGATCGGGAGGGTTCATCCTGCCGGACGCCGGACTGCAGGGGTACCGTCGAGCGTATCACGCAGGCGGGACGGTCGAGCTTCTATTGTCGCATCTGCCAGAAATGA
- a CDS encoding enoyl-CoA hydratase (Catalyzes the reversible hydration of unsaturated fatty acyl-CoA to beta-hydroxyacyl-CoA): MSYETILLETRGRVALITLNRPQALNALNSTMMNELRQALAAIQADNAIGAVVLTGSEKAFAAGADIKEMQGLDFVDAYLGDFISGWDDVAGFRKPLIAAVSGFALGGGCELSMMCDFIIASKTAKFGQPEITLGVIPGMGGTQRLTRAIGKAKAMDLCLTGRMMDAHEAEVAGLVARVVEYERLVEEAVAAAEKIAGFSQPAVRMAKEAVNRAFEQTLGEGLRSERRMFHSLFATEDQKEGMAAFVEKRKADFRNR; encoded by the coding sequence ATGAGCTACGAGACGATACTGCTGGAAACCCGCGGCCGGGTTGCGCTGATCACCCTCAACCGCCCGCAGGCGCTGAATGCGCTGAACTCGACCATGATGAACGAACTGCGCCAGGCGCTGGCGGCGATCCAGGCCGACAATGCCATCGGTGCCGTCGTGCTGACCGGCTCCGAAAAGGCCTTCGCCGCCGGTGCCGATATCAAGGAGATGCAGGGACTTGATTTTGTCGATGCCTATCTCGGGGACTTCATCAGCGGCTGGGACGATGTTGCAGGTTTCCGCAAGCCGTTGATCGCGGCCGTCTCCGGCTTTGCGCTTGGCGGTGGCTGCGAACTCTCCATGATGTGCGACTTTATCATCGCATCGAAGACGGCGAAGTTCGGCCAGCCCGAAATCACGCTCGGGGTCATTCCGGGCATGGGCGGGACCCAGCGCCTCACGCGGGCCATCGGCAAGGCCAAGGCCATGGATCTCTGCCTGACCGGCCGCATGATGGATGCGCATGAGGCCGAAGTCGCGGGGCTCGTTGCCCGCGTGGTTGAATATGAAAGGCTGGTGGAAGAAGCGGTCGCTGCCGCCGAGAAGATCGCAGGCTTTTCCCAGCCGGCCGTCCGCATGGCGAAGGAAGCCGTCAACCGGGCCTTCGAACAGACGCTGGGCGAGGGATTGCGTTCCGAACGGCGTATGTTTCATTCTCTCTTCGCGACGGAAGACCAGAAGGAAGGCATGGCCGCTTTCGTCGAGAAGCGAAAGGCGGACTTCAGGAACCGCTGA
- a CDS encoding 30S ribosomal protein S20, whose translation MANTTSAKKATRKIARRTAVNKARRSRVRGFIRKVEEAIASGDATLAKDALKAAQPELQRAATKGVVHANTASRKISRLAQRVKALSA comes from the coding sequence ATGGCCAATACAACTTCGGCGAAGAAGGCGACCCGCAAGATCGCTCGCCGCACTGCAGTCAACAAGGCTCGCCGCTCGCGGGTACGTGGTTTCATTCGCAAGGTTGAAGAAGCGATCGCCTCCGGCGATGCAACGCTCGCCAAGGACGCACTGAAGGCTGCTCAGCCGGAACTGCAGCGCGCAGCAACTAAGGGCGTCGTTCACGCCAACACCGCTTCGCGCAAGATCTCGCGTCTTGCCCAGCGCGTGAAGGCTCTGTCCGCCTAA
- a CDS encoding chromosomal replication initiation protein DnaA: MQMNTVTAGAVVNGDHAHTAVGAVRSEGAGENNEMKRDVLFERFSQRLKAQVGPDVYASWFGRLKLHSASKSEIRLTVPTTFLKSWINNRYLDLITSIFQQEDPAILKVEILVRSASRNTPARGPAVEDRAPAVDTAAPAAPARKSSAQPVGQVAPVSGNAAAARVATNGPLFGSPLDSRYTFDGFIEGASNRVALAAAKTIAEAGAGAVRFNPLFIHSSVGLGKTHLLQAIANAAIQSARAPRVVYLTAEYFMWRFATAIRDNDALTLKDSLRAIDLLIIDDMQFLQGKMIQHEFCHLLNMLLDSAKQVVVAADRAPWELESLDPRVRSRLQGGVAIEMEAPDYDMRFEMLQTRLDAAKKDDASLEIPLEILSHVARNVASSGRDLEGAFNQLIFRRSFEPNLSVERVDELLAHLVGASEQKRVRIEDIQRIVARHYNVSRQELVSNRRTRVIVKPRQIAMYLSKTLTPRSFPEIGRRFGGRDHTTVLHAVRKIEELVSEDTKLSHEIELLKRLINENNA, encoded by the coding sequence ATGCAAATGAATACTGTTACAGCCGGTGCGGTGGTAAACGGGGACCACGCACACACGGCGGTAGGCGCCGTGCGCTCCGAAGGAGCAGGAGAAAATAATGAAATGAAGCGTGATGTCCTGTTTGAGCGGTTCAGCCAGCGGCTGAAGGCTCAGGTCGGTCCGGACGTCTATGCGAGCTGGTTTGGCCGGCTCAAGCTTCATTCGGCGTCGAAGAGCGAAATTCGCCTCACGGTTCCGACCACGTTCCTGAAGTCCTGGATCAACAATCGTTATCTCGATCTGATCACCAGCATCTTCCAGCAGGAAGACCCGGCGATCCTGAAGGTCGAGATCCTCGTGCGCAGCGCAAGCCGTAACACCCCCGCGCGCGGCCCCGCCGTTGAGGATCGCGCTCCTGCCGTCGATACCGCTGCTCCGGCAGCACCGGCGCGCAAGTCTTCGGCCCAGCCCGTCGGCCAGGTCGCTCCTGTTTCCGGCAATGCCGCCGCTGCACGCGTTGCGACGAATGGCCCGCTCTTCGGCTCTCCGCTCGATTCCCGCTATACCTTTGATGGCTTCATCGAAGGCGCTTCGAACCGTGTTGCCCTTGCCGCGGCAAAGACGATCGCCGAAGCCGGCGCCGGTGCCGTTCGCTTCAATCCGCTCTTCATTCACTCCTCCGTCGGTCTCGGCAAGACGCATCTTCTGCAGGCCATCGCCAATGCGGCGATCCAGAGCGCGCGTGCGCCTCGCGTGGTCTATCTGACGGCTGAGTACTTCATGTGGCGTTTTGCCACCGCGATCCGCGACAACGACGCCCTGACGCTCAAGGACTCGCTGCGTGCAATCGACCTCCTGATCATCGACGACATGCAGTTCCTGCAGGGCAAGATGATCCAGCACGAGTTCTGCCATCTGCTCAACATGCTGCTCGACAGCGCCAAGCAGGTCGTGGTTGCTGCCGATCGTGCGCCATGGGAACTGGAATCGCTCGATCCGCGTGTCCGGTCCCGCCTTCAGGGCGGCGTGGCGATCGAGATGGAAGCGCCTGATTACGACATGCGCTTCGAGATGTTGCAGACCCGCCTGGACGCCGCCAAGAAGGATGATGCGTCTCTGGAAATTCCGCTGGAAATCCTGTCGCACGTCGCCCGCAACGTCGCGAGCAGCGGCCGCGATCTGGAAGGCGCCTTCAACCAGCTGATCTTCCGTCGTTCGTTCGAGCCCAATCTGTCGGTTGAACGCGTCGATGAGCTGCTGGCCCATCTGGTCGGCGCTTCCGAACAGAAGCGCGTCCGTATCGAGGATATCCAGCGTATCGTCGCACGCCACTACAACGTTTCGCGTCAGGAACTTGTCTCCAACCGCCGTACCCGCGTCATCGTCAAGCCGCGTCAGATCGCCATGTATCTGTCGAAGACGCTGACGCCGCGTTCCTTCCCGGAAATCGGCCGACGCTTTGGCGGTCGTGACCACACCACCGTACTCCATGCCGTTCGCAAGATCGAGGAGCTGGTTTCCGAGGATACGAAGCTCAGCCACGAGATCGAACTTCTGAAGCGGCTGATCAACGAGAACAACGCCTGA
- a CDS encoding SAM-dependent methyltransferase: MNRPIPFYDENAETYAGRSRTLAVDRLEAFAGKVAPGGAVLELGCGAGEDSEWLAARGFVVTPTDGSSGMAAEAEKRLGRPVRVMRFDELAEVNVYDGVWACACLLHVPRADLSDVLARIRRALRPGGIFYASYKAGDAEGSDRFGRHYNRPSSDWLSATYRDAGWRELSIEHARGGGYDGEPTEWLHVTAIA; the protein is encoded by the coding sequence ATGAACAGGCCAATCCCCTTCTACGATGAAAATGCCGAGACCTATGCAGGTCGGTCGCGAACGCTTGCAGTCGACCGTCTCGAGGCCTTCGCCGGGAAGGTTGCGCCGGGCGGCGCAGTCCTTGAGCTTGGCTGCGGAGCCGGTGAGGATAGCGAATGGCTGGCCGCAAGAGGTTTCGTGGTCACCCCGACGGACGGTTCATCCGGAATGGCCGCGGAGGCTGAAAAACGGCTCGGCCGCCCGGTCCGTGTGATGCGTTTCGATGAGCTTGCCGAGGTGAATGTCTATGATGGCGTCTGGGCCTGCGCCTGCCTGCTGCACGTACCCCGAGCCGATCTTTCCGATGTGCTGGCGCGCATCCGTCGTGCGCTGAGGCCGGGCGGGATCTTCTATGCGAGCTACAAGGCGGGCGATGCGGAAGGATCCGACCGTTTCGGTCGACACTATAACAGACCCTCGTCTGACTGGCTCTCCGCGACCTATCGCGACGCCGGTTGGCGGGAGCTCTCGATCGAGCATGCCAGGGGCGGCGGTTATGACGGCGAGCCGACCGAATGGCTTCATGTGACCGCGATAGCGTGA
- a CDS encoding transcriptional regulator gives MNETLPSLSGMRAFEAAARHLSMTLAAEELHVTPGAISLQVRELEATLGLALFERHPRRLSLTEAGADYFSTLRIAFRLMREATGAIRRKLQPDIVTLSCTTGFAIQWLMPRLEEFQTAFSEIDLRIGTTGRLVDFQKDGVDLAVRHGLGAYPGLASERLVADDLIAVCSPALAATLGPDPTPSRLKPQMLIHDVDRNDWRLWLEAAGATDIDWRRGPVIAPDSNGALEAARAGLGLALLRQGFAEQDIRQGRLVSPFSTAIRSRFAYYLVYPSLALERSAVATVRQWLVEESSRSEGLAETGSHAIAVT, from the coding sequence ATGAACGAAACACTTCCTTCTCTTTCGGGGATGCGCGCCTTCGAAGCCGCGGCCCGCCATCTGAGCATGACACTTGCCGCGGAAGAGCTGCATGTGACGCCGGGCGCCATCAGTCTGCAGGTGCGGGAACTGGAGGCGACACTCGGCCTTGCGCTCTTCGAACGGCATCCGCGACGGCTTTCGCTAACCGAGGCAGGTGCCGATTACTTCTCGACGCTGAGGATCGCCTTCCGGCTGATGCGCGAGGCGACCGGCGCGATCAGACGAAAGCTTCAGCCTGACATCGTGACGTTGAGCTGCACCACCGGCTTTGCAATCCAGTGGCTGATGCCACGTCTGGAGGAATTCCAGACAGCGTTTTCGGAAATAGATCTTCGGATCGGCACGACGGGAAGGCTCGTGGATTTCCAGAAGGACGGCGTCGATCTCGCCGTGCGGCACGGGCTTGGCGCTTATCCGGGACTTGCGAGCGAAAGGCTCGTCGCAGACGACCTGATTGCGGTCTGCTCGCCGGCACTTGCCGCCACTCTCGGCCCGGACCCGACACCGTCACGGCTGAAGCCGCAAATGCTGATCCATGATGTCGACCGCAACGACTGGCGACTTTGGCTCGAAGCCGCGGGTGCTACGGATATTGACTGGCGCAGGGGACCGGTGATCGCCCCCGACAGCAACGGTGCGCTGGAAGCGGCGCGGGCCGGTCTCGGCCTCGCCCTGCTGCGCCAGGGTTTTGCCGAACAGGATATCAGGCAAGGGCGGCTTGTCAGCCCGTTCAGCACCGCGATCCGCAGCCGTTTCGCCTATTATCTCGTCTATCCGTCGCTCGCGCTGGAACGATCAGCCGTGGCCACCGTGCGTCAATGGCTGGTCGAGGAAAGCAGCAGGTCGGAGGGTCTTGCGGAAACCGGCTCTCACGCTATCGCGGTCACATGA
- a CDS encoding EamA family transporter, with amino-acid sequence MAQKEMAKSEWLMLGALSLLWGGSFLFNGILVKAWPPVTIVSARVGLAAIALWIIVRLAGIAIPRSREAWLAFLGMGILNNVIPFTLIVWGQTHIASGLAAILNATTPLFGVLVAHVLTPDEKLTANKVAGLLIGIGGVAVMMGPSVLGHFGNDVWGELAVLGAALSYAFAGVFGRRFKRMGMPPLLPAAGQVTMSALLLLPVALIVDKPFSLPAPGAETIAALLGLALLSTAFAYVLFFRILATAGVTNLMLVTILIPPSAVVLSAIVLGEQLELRHGLGMVLIALGLVSIDGRLWRRFVARGA; translated from the coding sequence ATGGCACAGAAGGAAATGGCGAAAAGCGAATGGCTGATGCTCGGGGCGCTGTCGTTGCTCTGGGGCGGCTCCTTCCTTTTTAACGGTATTCTGGTGAAGGCCTGGCCACCGGTCACCATCGTCAGCGCGCGTGTCGGTCTGGCCGCGATCGCGCTCTGGATCATCGTGCGCCTTGCCGGCATTGCCATACCGAGAAGCCGGGAAGCATGGCTGGCCTTCCTCGGCATGGGCATCCTCAACAATGTCATTCCCTTCACACTGATCGTCTGGGGCCAGACACATATCGCCAGTGGTCTTGCGGCGATCCTCAACGCTACGACACCGCTGTTCGGCGTTCTGGTGGCGCATGTCCTGACGCCCGACGAAAAGCTGACGGCCAACAAGGTCGCCGGTCTGCTGATCGGCATTGGCGGTGTCGCGGTGATGATGGGGCCGTCCGTGCTGGGGCATTTCGGTAATGACGTGTGGGGCGAGCTTGCGGTTCTCGGCGCGGCGTTGAGTTATGCCTTCGCCGGCGTGTTCGGCCGCAGGTTCAAGCGTATGGGCATGCCGCCACTGTTGCCCGCAGCGGGGCAGGTGACGATGTCGGCGCTACTTCTGCTGCCCGTCGCCCTCATCGTCGACAAGCCATTCAGTCTGCCGGCCCCCGGTGCCGAAACCATCGCCGCCCTGCTCGGGCTTGCGCTTCTGTCGACGGCCTTTGCCTATGTGCTGTTTTTCCGCATACTCGCAACGGCGGGCGTGACGAACCTGATGCTGGTGACAATCCTGATCCCGCCGAGCGCCGTGGTGCTGAGCGCCATCGTGCTGGGCGAACAGCTCGAGCTTCGCCATGGTCTTGGCATGGTGCTCATCGCGCTGGGGCTGGTGTCGATCGACGGACGTCTCTGGCGTCGTTTCGTCGCTCGCGGAGCCTGA
- a CDS encoding coproporphyrinogen III oxidase (catalyzes the oxygen-independent formation of protoporphyrinogen-IX from coproporphyrinogen-III): MAEATPLLLPDTGEPGFGVYVHWPFCAAKCPYCDFNSHVRHQPVDQPRFVSAFLREMQEMRRLSGPKTVTSIFLGGGTPSLMAPETVDAILNGIARHWHVPDGIEITMEANPSSVEATRFRGYRSAGVNRVSLGVQALNDPDLKFLGRLHDVADALKAIRLAREIFPRMSFDLIYARPNQTVEAWEKELREAISYAVDHLSLYQLTIEEGTAFYGLHKAGKLITLDEEQSAVLYEATQEITAREGLPAYEVSNHARPGAESRHNLTYWRYGDYAGIGPGAHGRLTRGCDKIATATERVPEAWLAAVEERGHGMVDQEILDLDEQADELLLMGLRLREGVDLARWQQLSGRDPDPAKEQFLLEHGFIERLGNSRLRCTPSGMLVLDAVVADLAC, translated from the coding sequence ATGGCCGAAGCGACGCCGCTCCTTCTTCCCGATACCGGTGAACCGGGCTTTGGCGTCTATGTGCATTGGCCGTTCTGCGCGGCCAAATGTCCCTACTGCGATTTCAACAGCCACGTCCGTCACCAGCCGGTCGACCAGCCGCGCTTCGTTTCCGCCTTCCTGCGCGAAATGCAGGAAATGCGCCGTCTCAGCGGCCCGAAGACGGTCACCAGCATCTTCCTCGGTGGCGGCACGCCCTCGCTGATGGCGCCGGAGACAGTGGATGCGATCCTGAACGGCATCGCACGCCACTGGCATGTTCCCGATGGCATCGAGATCACCATGGAAGCCAACCCCTCCAGCGTGGAGGCGACGCGGTTCCGGGGTTATCGGTCAGCGGGCGTCAACCGTGTCTCGCTCGGCGTTCAGGCGCTCAACGATCCCGACCTGAAGTTCCTGGGACGGCTGCACGACGTTGCGGATGCGCTGAAGGCGATCCGGCTTGCCCGCGAGATCTTTCCGCGCATGTCGTTCGACCTGATCTACGCGCGGCCAAACCAGACCGTCGAGGCATGGGAAAAGGAGCTGCGCGAGGCAATCTCCTATGCCGTCGACCATCTTTCGCTCTATCAGCTGACGATCGAGGAAGGTACCGCCTTCTACGGCCTTCACAAGGCCGGCAAGCTCATCACCCTTGATGAGGAGCAATCGGCCGTTCTCTATGAGGCGACACAGGAAATCACGGCGCGCGAGGGCCTGCCGGCCTACGAGGTTTCCAACCATGCTCGGCCGGGCGCGGAGAGCCGCCACAACCTTACCTACTGGCGCTATGGCGACTATGCCGGCATCGGCCCCGGCGCCCATGGGCGACTGACACGCGGGTGCGACAAGATCGCCACCGCCACCGAACGCGTTCCGGAAGCCTGGCTGGCTGCAGTGGAGGAACGTGGCCACGGCATGGTGGATCAGGAAATCCTCGACCTTGACGAACAGGCCGACGAACTGCTGCTGATGGGCCTCAGGCTGCGCGAAGGCGTCGACCTCGCACGCTGGCAGCAGCTTTCCGGCCGCGATCCCGATCCGGCAAAGGAACAGTTTTTACTGGAACACGGCTTCATAGAGCGCCTCGGCAATTCTCGCCTGCGCTGCACGCCGTCCGGCATGCTGGTGCTGGATGCGGTGGTGGCCGACCTCGCCTGCTAA
- a CDS encoding non-canonical purine NTP pyrophosphatase, RdgB/HAM1 family, whose amino-acid sequence MRKLDTRTIVVASHNAGKIAEIADLIGPFGFSAKSAAELKFEEPDETGTTFEENAAIKALASAKAAGMPALSDDSGLVIDALDGAPGVYTANWAEREDGSRDFAMAMEKVEKALAEKGATRPEQRTGRFVSVLCLAWPDGHTEFFRGEVEGTIAWPPRGTAGFGYDPVFQPEGHDTTFGEMTAQEKHGWKPGDAEALSHRARAFKLFVETCLEA is encoded by the coding sequence ATGCGCAAGCTCGACACCCGCACCATCGTCGTCGCCAGCCACAATGCCGGCAAGATCGCCGAGATCGCCGACCTGATCGGTCCCTTCGGCTTTTCCGCCAAGTCGGCGGCCGAGCTGAAGTTCGAGGAACCGGATGAAACCGGCACGACCTTCGAGGAAAACGCCGCCATCAAGGCGCTGGCCTCGGCCAAGGCCGCCGGCATGCCCGCACTTTCCGACGATTCCGGCCTGGTAATCGACGCGCTCGACGGCGCACCCGGCGTCTACACGGCGAACTGGGCCGAGCGCGAGGATGGCAGCCGCGACTTCGCCATGGCGATGGAGAAGGTCGAGAAGGCTCTTGCAGAGAAAGGGGCAACACGTCCCGAACAGCGCACCGGCCGTTTCGTCAGCGTGCTCTGCCTTGCATGGCCGGACGGACACACGGAATTCTTCCGCGGCGAAGTCGAAGGCACGATCGCCTGGCCGCCGCGCGGCACCGCCGGCTTCGGCTACGATCCGGTGTTCCAGCCGGAAGGCCATGACACCACCTTCGGCGAAATGACCGCCCAGGAAAAACACGGCTGGAAGCCCGGCGACGCGGAAGCGCTGTCGCACCGCGCGCGCGCTTTCAAGCTCTTCGTCGAAACCTGTCTGGAGGCTTGA